A single Phreatobacter oligotrophus DNA region contains:
- a CDS encoding TadE/TadG family type IV pilus assembly protein, with the protein MSGCVEGSGTGEAEQRQVVTPRPRVRRLTILPRFRKNEDGVAAVEFALVAGPFLFLLFAIIEFAMVFFASQVLETATASASRLIMTGQAQTRNFDQAAFKNEICTKASALMNCAGIAVDVRTYTSFGSASASKPVSSGAVNYSGMTYSQGAGGDIVVVRAVYEWPVLMPTFGLTIGDLSNGKRLLMATAAFRNEPF; encoded by the coding sequence ATGTCCGGCTGTGTCGAGGGTTCGGGGACGGGTGAAGCTGAGCAGCGGCAGGTGGTGACACCCCGGCCGCGTGTCCGCCGCCTGACGATCCTGCCACGCTTCCGCAAGAACGAGGATGGCGTCGCCGCGGTCGAATTCGCGCTGGTGGCGGGCCCGTTCCTCTTCCTGCTCTTCGCCATCATCGAATTCGCCATGGTGTTCTTCGCCAGCCAGGTGCTGGAGACGGCCACCGCCAGTGCCTCGCGCCTTATCATGACCGGTCAGGCCCAAACGCGGAACTTCGACCAGGCAGCTTTCAAGAACGAGATCTGCACCAAGGCGAGCGCGCTGATGAACTGCGCCGGCATTGCCGTCGACGTGCGCACCTACACCAGCTTCGGTTCGGCTTCCGCCTCCAAGCCGGTCTCGTCCGGCGCGGTGAACTATTCCGGCATGACCTACAGCCAGGGCGCGGGCGGCGACATCGTCGTGGTGCGCGCTGTCTACGAATGGCCGGTGCTGATGCCGACTTTCGGCCTCACCATCGGCGACCTGTCCAACGGCAAGCGCCTCCTCATGGCGACGGCCGCCTTCCGCAACGAGCCGTTCTGA